In Camelina sativa cultivar DH55 chromosome 13, Cs, whole genome shotgun sequence, the genomic window CACTTATGCGTATATCCgagaaaaactaaaagaactACACTTAATACGTTAATCGAACAAGTGGTACCATTGGTGATACACGTGATCTCCGTTACTCTATACCAAATCTACTACGACCCCTACCAGGCTACCATTgtaatttttagtttcttttttggtttaattaaatgttATACAAATTTTAACTTAAGTTAAAACTAGGAAGTTATTTATCACATGCAAAAGTAGAACTAAGTTAAATTGAAGCGATGGGAAGGAGGCGACTTCTGATTATCCGGTCAATATGATTCTAGAATGAGGTAAATTGAAGCGATGTTTATGAAAATCCTAGCGTTTCAGTTCCTTCCAAATGTGATAGCCAACAAattggaggagcagcttgagGATGACAGAGGCTTGCGTCATTGTGTTTGTTACTTCAGAAGTCTACTcactttataattttgtttttccttttctttgtacGTACCAATGAACCATTGTAATTTAAGGACTTTTCTTTTTGGCATATTGTTGTATtctgttttctttgattttaatgtTGCAGATCTTATTTGGGATATGTTCTCTAAGATATTTGTAACGAAGAAGGATTtttggttgtattggttgtaagttgtaacgCTCAGTCGTCTAATGCAAGTGACATTATAGATATTGACAATATAAGAAGCACTACAATTAATCAATTACTTAGCACGCATTGGTTAGAGAATTAATTAAACATtggttgcacaaaaaaaaaagagaattaaacATTGAATTACATCAATGTGagctacaaaaaaataagtcaagaaCTGAAGCTACTCGGGccaaaaaataatgattttacaACCATATACCAAATTAGTTTCCAAGGTACATTACAAGTTTCAAcacttcaaatttcaaaacataaCGTTGTTTCGTTATAATTTCATTGAAACAGTTCCTTTAATATGTGATTTCAGGTgaatatcttttaattttatttttaatgtgaaCATCTTGAGATTCCTtgttatagaaaaattaaaaggaattATGACAATTAATTTTATTCCTTAGCAGATAAGAAAATcttgatatatttatattcgCATGAAGCTCGTGCATCATAGAGCTACAACATAGAGTTGATTATTTTTATGCATCTTTTAGGTAAAACAAAAACTTCACACCAGAAATTAGTAATCCTTAAGATTACAGAGTTGCAACCTTCCAACAAACGATAAGTACTTGGCAGTCCTTGAGGAATCCTTGAAACGACTTCAATAGCTGAGATTACCTATGAAGTCATACCACTAGCAAAGAAACAAGACTCCTCTAGACAGAATCTGGAACACATAAAGGACATTGAGGATTTGTTGGACTGAGTTTGGTGAGCCGTCAGAGAAGATGAGTAGGTCATCCGTGAAACAAAAGGTGAGTGAGCTGAGAGTTTTTACACCTAGGATGGTATTCAAACTTCCTTTGTTTTCAAATCTAATTTTAAAAGCGAGGTTTAAGAATGGGTTATTATTGCTATTAGAGTGATATAAGATTGGGAACGACTTATTCAAGTAATCACAAAGTTATCAAGAACTGAAAAAAATGATGGAATAAAGATCTCACGAAAGATTATGGAGTTCCCTATCAAAAGATCAAGAACTAAAGTATTACTAAATCCATCTATATGTTAAACGATAGAATCCAAAATGAAAGGAATCCAAATCCCAACTCAAACTCTCTCAAACGATAGAATAGAAAACATGTAacattttgatcaaaaaaataaaagatgtaaaataaatatatgccgaaatactatttatttatttattgtcgGAATGAACTTGACCTGAGTAAAGGAGCTCACTACCGAAACAGAGAAATAATTTAGGGTTATTGCCATCTTCTCCAGTTAGGATTTCCAAGAGTTAAAAGCCTCTTCCTCTGACATGGGTCGAGTCAAACATAATATGGTCAAATCTTTGGGCAAAAGAACTTCTTCTTCGGTATCTCCCACTGATGGATCGAAGAAACGCTCGACGTTGCAGATGGATCTTGAGGTTCTTGAGTGTCCCATTTGCTTCGAAACATTGACGAAGCCTATCTTCCAGGTCTTGTTTCCACCCTTCACTGCATTCCATtgaattgtttcttctttcggAGTGTTTCCGTTTTTGAAGATCTAGAGAATTGTAGTTCTTGAAACTATCAAGATTATAGCTTTAGCGCAGAATTAAGAACAGAACAGTAAACAAACACTTGTGTTTCGGTAAGATACGTTCTTGATTGGAATTTTAGTACTTCTTGAATCTATCAAGATTATAGCTTTAGTGCAGAATTGAGAACAGAACAGTAGGACACTTGTGTTTCGGTTCTCTGTGTTACAAAGGTTACATTCTCGAATATGTGTTGTTATTACAGTTTTGAATCATAACTCTGCNtttttttttttttttttttttgtgtgtttcagtGTGATGATGGACATTTGGCTTGTTCCTCTTGCTGTCCAAAACTAAGTAACAAATGCCCAACTTGTGCTTTTCCTATTGGCCACATTCGCTGCAGAGCAATGGAGAGTGTTCTTGGATCAATCTCTATTCCATGCCCAAACGCCAAGTTTGGTTGCACTGATAATGTCTCTTATGGGTTAGAATCAACTCATGTAAAGGAATGCATCTTCTCTCGATGCTCATGCCCTGCATTGGACTGCGATTACACTGGCTCCTACAGAAATGTCTGCAAGCACTATTATTCTTATATATCCAGTCGTTCCACTCCCTTACACCATTATGCATTCTTACTATATAAGGCATCCTCTACTGTTCGGATGAACATCAGTGATAAGATAAAAATCCATGTGGACTATACAAATGAACTACTGTTTGTAGTGCAGTGTT contains:
- the LOC104738217 gene encoding E3 ubiquitin-protein ligase SINA-like 7, which produces MGRVKHNMVKSLGKRTSSSVSPTDGSKKRSTLQMDLEVLECPICFETLTKPIFQCDDGHLACSSCCPKLSNKCPTCAFPIGHIRCRAMESVLGSISIPCPNAKFGCTDNVSYGLESTHVKECIFSRCSCPALDCDYTGSYRNVCKHYYSYISSRSTPLHHYAFLLYKASSTVRMNISDKIKIHVDYTNELLFVVQCFRESYSVCVTVSCIAPSSAKVGKFSYQLSYTVDGDTMTYESPDMKRILKVSFQTPLEKFMLIPHSSLRGDLLETKLTIKKVIQV